The stretch of DNA GATTGGGAAATCGGGTCGGCAGGACCACTGGTTCTTTGCGGGTGCCGTCATAGTTGGGCCGCATTTCGACAGTGTCGAACCGCAGTTCGTTCATAAGTTGTTCGGCAATGCCCGTCAACCTGGCTTCGGTGTATCGCTCGGCGGCAGCGGGCAGGCCCATGATGGAGCCAAAATTTCCCTGCCCGTCGACGAGCGGGTATCTCAAGGTGAAATCTTGAGCGAGGCGAACGAGTGTGTCGTAGACCGATTGATTGCCGTGAGGGTGATAATTGCCGGTGGTATCGCCGGAGATCTTCGCGCATTTGCGCGTCTTCGCATCCGCCGTCAGCCGCAATTCTTCGTACATCACATAGAGGATGCGACGCTGGACGGGTTTGAGACCATCTCGAACATCGGGCAAAGCACGCGACTGAATGACAGACATCGCGTAGTTAAGGTATCTCCGCCGGGTCTCAGAGGAGATTTCCCGAAACTGAATCCGGTCTTCCTGATTTTCTGTCACGGAGGATCCTGGTGTCGAACTGTTTCGTTTTGGCACTCAATCAACCTTCCTGGGAGAGCTTGACGCTCTTATCGGCTGGGAAAAGCGGGTTGCTTTTGCCGGGGATCATGACGGATTTCGCTTCTTTGGCAAACTTTTCCGTTCAGCGGGTTTTTGCCGATAAGCGGGAATACACCAGTCTTACGAGATTTGCAACTCGACGTAAGGCATGAATTGCCAACAGCTTGTTGGCTTGGAGAACTTGGACGTTCCAGCCCGGGAATCGTTCATTTCTCGACGGGCCAAATTCCGAAAAGAGAAGCGAGTCTGATTTGTAGTCTCCGCGACGAATCGCCACGAAGGCAAATCCCGTTGCGTATGGGACTCAATTCAATTGTTGCTGATGAATCCGTCCCACGGAGGGGATGAAATGCAATTCCTGAAATTGTCTGTCTTGATCCTGCCTGCAGTCATCTGTCATTCGGCAATTGCCAATGATCCGATTTACTTGCCGGCCGAAGTGGTTGCACCCGCACCTCAGGCAGCATCCTTTGGTAATATGCCTGTGGTGACTGCACCAACAGAGCAGGTTCCACCTTCTCCACTGTATGCATATCCGACGGCTGCTGAATCGGAGTTCGCTCCGATTCCCAAAGCCCCATCGATCCATACACCGGTCATCTCCCGCCAGGTGACTCCACCTCCTGCTGCGACGACCACGATCCCACAGGGGGCATTTGTTACGGAAGCTCCACAAAGCGGATATGTTCGCCTGGGTGCACCGCTCTACCCATCACCCTCACCACACGTGCCAGTCTGGACAGGTGGAAGCATGATTACAAATCAGGCTTTTGCACCTCACGAAATGCTGTATGCCCATAAGTACAAGGCTCTTTATCCACCTTACTATCACAAGGTGAAAGGCCACTGGTTACTGACTCCGTTTGGCGTTAAATCGCATGAGCGATGGGAACTGCAGGGGACGATGGTCGAAGTGAACTACCACAGTCACTATCCGCTGCTACCGAAGTTTACAAAGCCCCATACCTCGCAAAACCATGGTCCATGGCGTTAAGCAAAGATTGCTCGAAAAGGTTGAAGGCCTGCCTGCGAACAGGCCACTGTTCAACCTGAGAATGAACTCTGAATTCTGGCACTTACTACAACTCTCTGAACTTTGATCGCCTGGTTGATGCTCGACCAGTACACAGGAAGTGATTTGTCATGAATGCATTCACACACCCGACAACAAGGTTGGTTTTCGCACTTGCTTTGTGCGGTGCCTGTGAGTGGCCCATGGCCCAGGCTGCCGAACCTGCACCAATGCCAACCGATGCAGCACCGGCTGTAACGGCGCCAGCGGCAGTGTCCAGCCAATCTGCCGGTGTCGTTCGAATTCGTAAAGAGCGAACTCAGGCAGTGCAGCCCCAAGCTCAAATCAGTGGGCCCGTAGCTCCTGTCGGCTTCCGCGATGCAATCTCGGAAGGGTTTGAATCCTTTCAGGCCCCAGCCCGCCCTGTGACGATGACGCAGGCTTATGCTCAGCCTTACTCCTCACAAGCTTATACGGCACAACCCGTTGCCATGCATGGTCATGCTCACAGCTATCCTGTGGAGACAGTCTATACCGATTGCCCGAACGGCGAATGTGATCGTCACGGATACTGCAAAGAGCGATTCCATGAATGGCTCAAATACAAGTTTGGCTACTTCATTCCCACAGGTAACGGGGGGACAGGGACTCCGCTGTTTGGCAAATATCATCGCGTCTATCCACAGGATCCTGGCTACTTCGATCAGCGGGATGGTCAGCTTTATTCCGCTCAAGGCTACGGAGTGCCCGTTTCTGTTCCTCTGGCGCCAGTTGTGGGTCACCAGTACAACTATGGTTGGGGAATTCCTTCCAGCCGATTAACACCGATTTCTCATCCTGCGAACTGATGTGAGAAGGTGGCGGCAAGGTGACCACAGGGTGGTTGCCGGGTCGTGTCAGTGAATCTGTAGTAAGTCGATTTTCACAAGGAACAACAGAGCCTTAATCCGGCCTGCGTAAAGAGGATTCTCTTATGACTTCCCAGGATACTCGATGGCTGGCACTCGCGGCCGTTTCGGCTGCAACGAGCTTGTGCGGTGGTCTTGTTGAACCGACCATCGCCAATGCTCAGGAAGTTGGCCTTGTGCGAATTTCTGACCGCTCTCCATCCAGTGTGCAGACCACACCTGTGGGGCACAAGCACCATGCTCATGGCCCGGTCATGACGACCACCATCCCTGCTGATGGTTCTGGTCAGTACTGCGATAATTGTGACCGCCGCGGCGGTCACGGTGGCAATGCCTGGCGGATGCATCTGCCACCCGATCATGGTTACTCAGTGCCTGCGAAGTTTCCACTCCAGCGTCGTGGTGTCGAGTACGAAAACTACTTCCCACCACAGTGGTACGGTGCTGGTCTGACTTACCAGCAGAACTATCCTATGGTCTACATGCCTACCGATACCACACAGCTTGGCTTCTACTATCAGCATGTGCCATTCTGGCGGCCCAATCCCAATATGCTGCCACCACGTCCAGTACCTTCACAGTGGCACATCCACGCTCCTGTGGTTTATTCGTCGGATTTCCATCGCATGCATGCCGGTGCTGGTAGCCAGGGCTGGCAGGAAGTGCAAGTTCTCGATTCCACCACAGCCCCTGTGACCAACGGTGCCCAGCCCACACCCATCGATGGAAATGGCTTGCAGCCAGTTCCAGCACCCATGGTGCCACAAATTCCAGGTACAGAAGTTCCACCAGCACCTATGCTCGATTCGGCGGCCAGTGGACATATCAAGCGAGCGGCTGCCCAGCAGTAACGATGTTCGATTGAGTTGAATCAGATACAAAAAAGCAGCCGTAGTGATATTTCACTACGGCTGCTTTTTTCGTGGCTAGCACAGATAGGGAATGAAGCGAACACACGCATCCCTGAAATCAACGACGTGTTGAGAGTCAGTTAAGCATGCTTGCTCCGAGCCGCAAGCATGGCACATAGAGCGCTGTGATAAACAGTGCTACGTATCACAAACAACTCTTTTCTCGACTCAAAATGAAGTGAACCGGGATCAGACCATCGTCTAACCCCGGTTCACAATTCATCCATAAGCCAAGCTGGTATGACAGGCTGTTAGAAAAGCTGCACAGCCCACCAGGCACACTTTGGCTTAATACTCGCGAGTCGTCTTCAGACCAGGCATCGGCACTGGATACTTGCCTTCGGCATCTGCCACGACGGGGGCTGGGCCATCTTCTGTGAGTGAATCGACATTAGGTGCGAACTCGTGATCACAGTTGAGCATGGCATCGTAGGTGATGACCTGTCCGGTGTGAGCTGCCATACGCCCCATGGAAGTCACGAGGCTGGCTTCGGCACCACGTCGAACTTCATTGTAAGGTCGATCCTTGCGAATGGCTTCCACCAGATGATCCCATTCAAGCTGGTAGGGGCTGGGCTCTTTCGCCCCGAATTGCCAGAGAATGTTGTCCTTGCTGGACATATCCTGACTCTTGTAAGTACGGGCACGCGAGGGAGCATGGCCTGATTGAGAGATCACAGCAGAACCCTTCGAGCCATGGGCATAGCTGGCGAACTCCTGATGGCAGCCGGGCATGGTGCGGCCTTCCATCAACAGTTTCGTGCCATCAGCAAAGGTGTATTCAACGGCATACTGATCGAAGTTCTGATCGACATAGTCACCGCGGAAGTGACGTCCACCCGTTGCCTGGGCTTTCACTGGCCAGGCATTCTTCATCCAGCAGCACTCGTCAATGTTGTGAATGAGGAAGTCGCTGAAGCCGCCCCCAGAGGCCCACAGGAAGGCATGGAAATTCTGGATCTGGTACATCAGTTCCTTCTGATTTTCCGGCTTCTTTTTCGCAAAGGCAGTGGCTGTTGGCCCGGCCATGCGATAAGCCCGCAGCAGCAGGAGGTCGCCAATCTCGCCATCTTGAATCCGCTTGAACAACTCGCCACGGGCATCGCAGTGCCGGCACATCAGACCGACACCGACCTTGAGATTCTTCTTTTCGGATTCATCGGCCAGTTGCAGCATACGCTTTGTCGAAGGGCCATCCACGGTCACGGGCTTTTCCATGAACGTGTTCACGTCCTTGGCAATTGCGTAGGTGAACTGTACCCAGCGAAAGGCGGGAGGCGTCGCCATAATCACGACATCGCCGGGCGAGAGGCAATCGATGGCCTGCTTGTAAGCCTCAAAGCCCACGAATCTTCGATCTTCCGGCACATCGACCTGATCTTTGAACTGACCTTTGAGTCCTTCGTAACTGCTGTTCAGTCGATTGGGGAAGACATCGGCCATTGCGACGAGCTTGATAGGCCCTTGATTCTTCACTGAAAGAGCATTGGCTGCCGCACCGGTTCCACGTCCACCGCAGCCGACCAATGCCACCTTGATGGTATTGTCTTCACCGGCATAAACCGTCTGCGGGATCGCCATGCTCGCAATCATCGATGTTGTCGCCAGTGCTCCAGTGGCCCTCAAAACATCCCGGCGACTGACGATCGAATTGGAACCAGAACGGGGCTGCTGTGATGTGCCGGAAGCAAGATTGCCGGATGGTGAATTCGCAGGATTCATCAGGAGGGATCCTCAAAACAGGAACTGAGAACGGGCTTGGATGTCATTAAGCTGGGATACTTGAGCAGGTGACCCTGTATCTAGGCTAACCTCCTCCAGGTTCGTATCACAAGTCATTGATACGAGAATTCCGGCCCTCGCGTGGGATTTGCGATGGCTCCGCGTCGTCTTCTTCATAGTCAGAGTCTGTTTCGTCCGCTCTGTCAGCAGACTGCCGCTCGAATTCCCGGATGAGCAATGTCTGTTCGGCTGGTGAGAGCAGCAGGAGTTGACCAGATTCGACGGGCTTAAGTGCCTTTGCGAGCTTCCAGCAGAAATTTGCTAACACGAGCACAATTACGTATTGCGCGACCCAGAATCCCCAGATCACAGTGGGAACCGCTGCTGGAGGAATCATCTGTGGAAAAAACCGGACAGCCAGCATCGCAATCACGAGGATATTGATGATCTTGGCCATTTTCGCGTAGGCCTCCAGTAGTGATTGATCCATTCGGTAGACAGCCACTTTCTGCAAGGCGGCTGTCACGCCCAGCCAGAGCAGCATCGCCAGAACCTGCACGACCAGCCACCGTTGGCCGGGATCTGGCATGAGCATCAGGATCACACTTAATAGAGGTAACAGGATCGAGGCAAACCGACCGGCCATCTCGAGTTGACTGAGCCGTTCGCGCGTCAGTTGCCAGGTAACCCAGGCGAGGGGAATCGTGAGTGCAAAGAGCACCCAGTTGCAGGCCAATCGCTGAGCACGCAACCGTCGAAATTCCTCCATCACTTTTTCCAGACGATCATTGATCGACTTCAGCTCAGGAAGATTTTTCGCCTCACTGGCCACTTTCCATTCTCGTTCAATATCGACGATCCCTACCGCCAATTGACGAGCTTCTCTCTGCAAGTACTGCGAGAAATCGAGCCCCACCAGAAGTGCCAGAAACAGTAGAGGCAACAGCAGGATCGAGATTCGCCAGTATTTCCAATAAGGCTGCATACGAGGTGGCCTTCTGTGCGACAAGCAATAGAACGGTACGTTTGCGAGAGATCTCAGCGATGAAATCCGTTCGAAAGGATCTCATAACTCAAGGCAAAACTCCACCACCCGGCAAGCCTTGATAATGGCGATGTGCATAAAACAAAACAGGCAATCCGATCATGGCCGGATTGCCTGTTGTATGTTTGGTTCGACGTGGCTTTAAGAGCTGGGGACAGGAGAGCTTTAATTAGCAGGCCCATCCAGGACGACTCGTCATGTTGGAGAGTTGTGTGTCCTCTCGAGCCGGAAGTCTTTCGCGAGAGGAGCCCCTGAGGAGAGCCTTAGCTCTCCCCAGGTTTGGCCTCACGTTCCCGGATCCGCCGGGCTTCAAGCTGGATTCATTCTAACCAGGCTTTTGGACGACAACAGACTCTGAAGTGAGTGTCTGTTTCCATCTCGATCAGCAACCAAATCTTTCGTTGCACCTGACATCGCTTAGACCTGATTCCATCAACTGCCTGGCATGTGCGTTTGATGGAGTTGTCTCGTACTCAGTTGACAACAACCAGAGTCGGCTATGGTCGATTTTTGATCGGGTGTGACCAGTCTGTTCGACTTGTCATGTGATCAGGC from Planctopirus ephydatiae encodes:
- a CDS encoding Gfo/Idh/MocA family protein; amino-acid sequence: MNPANSPSGNLASGTSQQPRSGSNSIVSRRDVLRATGALATTSMIASMAIPQTVYAGEDNTIKVALVGCGGRGTGAAANALSVKNQGPIKLVAMADVFPNRLNSSYEGLKGQFKDQVDVPEDRRFVGFEAYKQAIDCLSPGDVVIMATPPAFRWVQFTYAIAKDVNTFMEKPVTVDGPSTKRMLQLADESEKKNLKVGVGLMCRHCDARGELFKRIQDGEIGDLLLLRAYRMAGPTATAFAKKKPENQKELMYQIQNFHAFLWASGGGFSDFLIHNIDECCWMKNAWPVKAQATGGRHFRGDYVDQNFDQYAVEYTFADGTKLLMEGRTMPGCHQEFASYAHGSKGSAVISQSGHAPSRARTYKSQDMSSKDNILWQFGAKEPSPYQLEWDHLVEAIRKDRPYNEVRRGAEASLVTSMGRMAAHTGQVITYDAMLNCDHEFAPNVDSLTEDGPAPVVADAEGKYPVPMPGLKTTREY